One segment of Sulfobacillus thermosulfidooxidans DSM 9293 DNA contains the following:
- the gmd gene encoding GDP-mannose 4,6-dehydratase — protein MKTALITGVTGQDGSYLAELLIQKGYTVYGLVRRTSTVPTERIYHLHDQLRLVSGDLLDEKSLRHILEECEPDEVYNLAAQSFVPESWSQAILTGEVTGLGVTRLLNAILDVNRHIRFYQASTSEMFGNVQEVPQTELTPFYPRSPYGVAKLYAHWITVNYRESYGLYACSGILFNHESPRRGMEFVTRKVTHAVARIKAGLQQQLALGNLDAKRDWGYAPDYVEGMWRMLQQDRPDDYVLATGETHSVKEWVMKSFGIAGLNWEDYVTIDPRLVRPAEVDLLVGDSTKARTQLNWRPSTSFDDLVRLMVEADWALVREQLVSQQAISHLREQG, from the coding sequence ATGAAAACTGCATTGATTACTGGTGTCACGGGTCAAGACGGATCTTATCTCGCTGAGTTGCTCATACAAAAAGGATATACAGTGTATGGGCTTGTTCGCCGTACTAGTACCGTACCAACGGAACGTATTTATCATCTGCATGACCAACTTCGTCTGGTATCAGGAGATTTGCTAGATGAAAAATCCTTACGGCATATTTTAGAAGAATGTGAACCAGACGAGGTGTATAATTTGGCGGCACAATCGTTTGTGCCTGAAAGTTGGTCCCAAGCGATTCTCACGGGAGAGGTTACTGGCTTGGGCGTTACACGGTTGTTAAACGCTATCTTGGACGTTAATCGTCACATCCGCTTCTATCAGGCTTCTACCAGTGAAATGTTTGGCAATGTTCAGGAAGTGCCGCAAACGGAATTAACCCCATTTTATCCTCGTAGTCCATATGGTGTGGCGAAACTTTATGCGCATTGGATTACTGTGAATTACCGCGAAAGTTATGGTTTATATGCTTGCTCCGGGATCTTATTTAATCATGAATCACCACGTCGGGGAATGGAATTTGTTACTCGGAAAGTAACGCATGCGGTTGCGCGGATTAAGGCTGGACTCCAACAGCAGTTGGCGCTGGGTAATCTGGATGCGAAACGCGACTGGGGATACGCCCCAGATTATGTTGAGGGTATGTGGCGAATGTTACAACAAGATAGACCCGATGATTACGTTCTTGCTACTGGCGAAACTCATTCAGTGAAGGAATGGGTAATGAAGAGTTTTGGGATAGCTGGATTAAATTGGGAGGATTACGTGACGATTGATCCCCGGCTTGTCCGTCCTGCTGAGGTGGACCTTCTAGTTGGTGATTCGACTAAGGCTCGTACCCAACTCAACTGGCGTCCCTCAACAAGTTTTGATGATCTTGTTCGTCTGATGGTGGAAGCTGACTGGGCGTTGGTGCGAGAACAACTGGTCTCACAGCAAGCTATTTCGCATTTACGGGAGCAAGGGTGA